One Microbacterium sp. zg-B96 genomic region harbors:
- a CDS encoding FUSC family protein: protein MSATAWLLGGALLVLVTLGDALVTVLDADAGGPVVNRLVRGEWVLLRGVTRRLRRARRPAALRQAGSLLMVTAIVWWVCGIIAGFSLIYFGAMLAARDADADYAHALYLGAWPASQLVRGSTGDDDALLVIAVVQAVVAVLVGVLVLAFVSGVAGVGRALRTLSARYFRAGRGIPDPIDVLAPYFPDGRPRRLDPWLGSIIEPLSAYSAGLGRNPLAYYLQSGRDQVSLPFSLYMTAGVVGALRWGMPTASAAATQPALVPLADHLEELQSRLRRMLRVPVPSAPAPVRVEQFAQEVAAFREPGRRRSIDPGVLRFLTVERRAAALVRSSGTIDPDDAHRRYTQWLAFDVEAQTLLAAVSRDLDYQPVYRGLAATAGAGALDRTPGTPLPAAITGPRVPIIPAPGEDPSGSGRRPFGPTAWVRRQLLFIDPGRVRVTDALRSLAAVAVAVVLAAIATNVMSVAATGSATIAAMIALFATPSVAAGATARARLAATAVAVIPVAFAITFGSLLPKDPVAIAVAMAIVAAVAVWLRRFRRLTALAQLGFVTFYFSLLIGLTPGAILSTLACAVAGLAAAWLAQTIPEPTVPRQLDGGIAALYERVGVLVDTMVDLVSTGRTDRRLVRALLAERAALERTVDQISGPIDRLTPAQMSPERARTLRIRVFDVQLAAENLQALLPVVSRTSITPEERARLAADLVAVRLELSTFRDGASGTAPPVRRAPWQPPHGLAPEVRGILFATVELLEAVDGLRLLQLAHDGTGEADSGGPRGAETEGVATDSAATTEGVATDSAATTEATAARSTAHAAPAAEAGGLRPSDRQAVQAGFATGLALFLGSLVSTSHQYWAAMPAFRVISDSDGETRRKAIQRIVATMAGSGIAFGLAIVAGHSALWAFPLLIVSVFFMTLSRSVAPAWMGFWVTLMLATMYDLQGTLDVETVQIRLVETAIGAVVAAVIAAVVLPTRTGTRVVASMGHILDETGALLQDQLAPLVGGVALERDARAERESQLGRLMMQLEELAKPVRRNPGALRADGIEAQLTALWSALYYARRLGRAVTRIHPSMPEAADWGALVQATDENVQAARDVLAGRLPERLHPAEDFAVASEAAARVSLQLTRLNQALLALIDAVAPGTTAATLTSAAPPSTR, encoded by the coding sequence GTGAGCGCGACCGCATGGCTCCTCGGCGGGGCGCTTCTGGTGCTGGTGACACTGGGTGACGCGCTGGTCACCGTGCTGGACGCCGACGCCGGCGGCCCCGTCGTGAACCGTCTCGTGCGCGGTGAGTGGGTGCTGCTGCGCGGAGTGACGCGGCGGTTGCGGCGCGCACGGCGGCCGGCCGCCCTGCGCCAGGCGGGTTCGCTGCTCATGGTCACGGCGATCGTGTGGTGGGTGTGTGGCATCATCGCCGGCTTCAGCCTCATCTACTTCGGCGCCATGCTCGCCGCACGGGATGCCGACGCGGACTATGCGCACGCGCTGTACCTCGGCGCGTGGCCCGCGTCGCAGCTCGTCCGCGGCAGTACGGGCGACGACGACGCGCTGCTCGTGATCGCCGTCGTGCAGGCGGTGGTCGCCGTGCTGGTGGGCGTGCTCGTCCTGGCGTTCGTCTCCGGCGTGGCCGGGGTCGGGCGGGCGCTGCGCACCCTGTCGGCGCGCTACTTCCGGGCCGGGCGCGGCATCCCCGACCCCATCGACGTGCTCGCGCCGTATTTTCCCGATGGCCGGCCGCGCCGTCTCGATCCGTGGCTCGGCTCGATCATCGAGCCGCTGAGCGCCTACTCGGCTGGACTTGGCCGAAACCCGCTGGCGTACTACCTCCAGAGCGGACGGGATCAGGTCTCCCTGCCGTTCAGCCTGTACATGACGGCGGGGGTGGTCGGGGCGCTGCGCTGGGGGATGCCGACGGCGAGTGCGGCCGCAACGCAACCGGCGCTCGTACCGTTGGCCGATCACCTCGAGGAGCTGCAGTCACGGCTGCGGCGGATGCTGCGCGTCCCCGTGCCATCGGCTCCCGCGCCGGTGCGGGTCGAGCAGTTCGCCCAAGAGGTGGCGGCGTTTCGGGAACCGGGGCGAAGGCGCAGCATCGACCCCGGAGTGCTGCGGTTCCTCACCGTGGAACGACGTGCGGCCGCGCTCGTCCGCTCGTCGGGGACCATCGACCCGGACGACGCCCACCGTCGCTACACGCAGTGGCTCGCGTTCGACGTCGAGGCGCAGACGCTGCTGGCCGCCGTCAGCCGTGACCTGGACTACCAGCCCGTCTACCGGGGCCTCGCCGCCACGGCGGGCGCGGGCGCCCTCGACCGTACGCCCGGCACACCGTTGCCGGCCGCGATCACCGGCCCCCGGGTGCCGATCATCCCGGCACCGGGCGAAGACCCTTCCGGCAGCGGTCGGCGTCCCTTCGGACCTACGGCCTGGGTGCGGCGGCAGCTGCTGTTCATCGATCCCGGCCGGGTGCGGGTGACCGATGCGCTGCGAAGTCTTGCCGCCGTCGCGGTGGCGGTCGTCCTGGCGGCGATCGCGACGAACGTCATGTCGGTGGCCGCCACGGGCAGCGCAACGATCGCCGCGATGATCGCGCTGTTCGCCACGCCCTCGGTGGCCGCCGGCGCGACGGCGCGGGCGCGGCTGGCAGCGACGGCGGTCGCGGTCATCCCGGTCGCGTTCGCGATCACCTTCGGCAGCCTGCTGCCGAAAGATCCCGTCGCCATCGCGGTCGCCATGGCGATCGTGGCGGCAGTGGCGGTGTGGCTGCGCAGATTCCGCCGACTGACGGCGCTGGCGCAACTGGGGTTCGTGACGTTCTACTTCAGCCTGCTCATCGGTCTCACCCCCGGCGCGATCCTCAGCACGCTGGCGTGCGCCGTCGCGGGACTCGCGGCCGCCTGGCTCGCGCAGACCATCCCGGAGCCCACCGTCCCCCGTCAGCTCGACGGCGGGATCGCCGCCCTCTACGAGCGCGTCGGGGTGCTCGTGGACACGATGGTCGATCTCGTGTCGACCGGCCGCACCGACCGGCGGCTGGTGCGCGCGCTCCTCGCCGAGCGTGCGGCGCTGGAGCGCACGGTCGACCAGATCAGCGGGCCGATCGACAGGCTGACGCCCGCGCAGATGTCGCCCGAGCGAGCGCGCACACTGCGCATCCGCGTGTTCGACGTGCAGTTGGCGGCGGAGAACCTGCAGGCGCTGCTGCCGGTCGTGTCGCGTACCTCGATCACACCGGAGGAACGCGCGAGGCTGGCGGCCGATCTCGTGGCGGTGCGTCTCGAACTGAGCACGTTCCGGGACGGCGCGTCGGGTACGGCACCCCCGGTGCGGCGCGCGCCATGGCAGCCGCCGCACGGACTTGCTCCCGAGGTGCGCGGCATCCTGTTCGCCACGGTCGAGCTCCTCGAAGCGGTCGACGGGTTGCGGCTGCTGCAGCTCGCCCACGATGGGACCGGCGAGGCGGATTCCGGCGGCCCGCGCGGCGCGGAGACAGAGGGCGTCGCCACGGATAGCGCCGCCACGACGGAAGGCGTCGCCACGGATAGCGCCGCCACCACGGAGGCTACCGCGGCACGATCGACGGCGCATGCCGCCCCGGCGGCGGAGGCCGGTGGGCTGCGTCCCAGCGACAGGCAGGCGGTGCAGGCAGGGTTCGCCACGGGCCTCGCGCTATTCCTGGGGAGCCTCGTGTCCACCAGTCACCAGTACTGGGCGGCGATGCCGGCGTTCCGGGTGATCAGCGACTCCGATGGTGAGACGCGACGCAAGGCGATTCAGCGCATCGTCGCGACGATGGCCGGCTCCGGCATCGCCTTCGGCCTGGCGATCGTCGCGGGGCACAGCGCGCTCTGGGCCTTTCCGCTGCTGATCGTGAGCGTGTTCTTCATGACGCTGTCGCGGTCGGTGGCCCCGGCGTGGATGGGCTTCTGGGTCACCCTGATGCTGGCGACGATGTACGACCTGCAGGGCACCCTCGATGTCGAGACGGTGCAGATCCGGCTGGTGGAGACCGCGATCGGTGCGGTCGTGGCGGCCGTGATCGCCGCCGTCGTGCTGCCCACCCGCACCGGTACGCGCGTGGTGGCGAGCATGGGCCACATCCTCGACGAGACCGGCGCGCTCCTCCAGGACCAGCTGGCACCACTCGTAGGCGGTGTCGCGCTCGAGCGGGACGCGCGGGCGGAGCGGGAGAGCCAGCTCGGCCGGCTGATGATGCAGCTGGAGGAGCTCGCCAAGCCCGTCCGGCGCAATCCGGGCGCGTTGCGTGCGGATGGCATCGAGGCTCAGCTGACGGCGCTGTGGTCGGCGCTGTACTACGCCCGTCGCCTTGGCCGTGCCGTGACCCGCATCCACCCGTCGATGCCGGAGGCTGCGGATTGGGGTGCGCTCGTGCAGGCGACCGACGAGAACGTACAGGCCGCGCGCGACGTGCTCGCGGGGCGGCTCCCCGAGCGACTGCATCCGGCGGAGGACTTCGCCGTGGCATCCGAAGCGGCGGCGCGGGTGTCGCTGCAGCTGACCCGGCTGAATCAGGCCCTGCTGGCCCTGATCGACGCCGTCGCCCCCGGCACCACCGCCGCGACCCTGACCTCCGCCGCCCCGCCCTCCACCCGCTGA
- a CDS encoding YoaK family protein yields MRAASLEGTWFDDDPQGHGVSRVHVGCLLALTFGTGIVDALSWISLNGVFTSNMSGNVLLLSMGAVGAGGTDWGPALFSLGWFLLGAAVAGRIGRGEPPRWTSRTTAVVAGVAVLLMLVAAATAVWPPHRFAASAFTVTAVLSFAMGAQGAAAVQVAVSQIITVAVSSTTVGLGMTLFLGVGLRDLGVLRRMLAIVLMGLGAAVGGVLAADAFAVGILVASIVAASAAVVGHRSRDRL; encoded by the coding sequence ATGCGCGCGGCTTCTCTCGAAGGGACGTGGTTCGACGACGATCCGCAGGGTCACGGAGTGTCGCGTGTCCATGTCGGGTGTCTCCTCGCGCTGACCTTCGGGACGGGGATCGTCGACGCCCTCAGCTGGATCTCGCTGAACGGCGTGTTCACGTCGAACATGTCGGGGAACGTGCTGCTGCTGAGCATGGGGGCGGTCGGTGCGGGCGGCACCGATTGGGGGCCGGCGCTGTTCTCGCTCGGCTGGTTCCTGCTGGGTGCTGCCGTGGCCGGTCGCATCGGACGGGGTGAACCGCCGAGATGGACGTCACGTACGACCGCGGTCGTCGCGGGCGTGGCCGTCCTGCTCATGCTGGTGGCGGCGGCGACCGCCGTCTGGCCGCCTCATCGGTTCGCGGCATCCGCCTTCACGGTGACGGCGGTGCTGTCGTTCGCGATGGGGGCGCAGGGGGCGGCAGCGGTGCAGGTGGCGGTGTCGCAGATCATCACGGTCGCGGTTTCGAGTACGACGGTGGGGCTGGGCATGACTCTCTTCCTCGGCGTGGGCCTGCGCGATCTCGGCGTGCTGCGCCGGATGCTGGCGATCGTGCTGATGGGGCTGGGTGCCGCCGTCGGGGGTGTTCTCGCCGCTGACGCATTCGCTGTCGGGATTCTGGTGGCAAGCATCGTCGCGGCATCCGCCGCGGTGGTGGGACACCGCTCCCGGGATCGGCTGTGA
- a CDS encoding MFS transporter, producing the protein MSTPMSGRTRWWALAVLSLTQLVVVLDGTIVNIALPQAQIALDLTDSARQWVVTAYALAFGALLLLGGRIADYWGRKRTYMVGMVGFGLASLWGGLAQSGFELIAARGLQGVFAALLAPAALALLTVTFPSGRDRNTAFAVFGTVAGAGAAVGLALGGVLTEFLSWRWCLLVNIFFVIIGIVGALLFLRESRAEGDNRYDVWGAATVTLGLGSLVYGFSLAEHGWGSPSTILFLAVGVALIALFVWIETKVDQPLLPLRVVTHRVRAGAFLIQAVAGSVMIGATLYLTFHLQLVMGMSALEAGLASLPLPLGTMVTAPIVTKLLARIGARPLMITGPIVVAAALLLLSRITGGAYAVEVLAPLIVMGAGMAFIFVPLQNLALAGVPAHDAGIASATANSAMQIGGSIGLSVFTAIYASVVGPHGAGLPPASALIDGYSAAFIAAAVGMVIAAVIAIVFIRGPRHEMIPGSGAASVAHS; encoded by the coding sequence ATGTCTACACCCATGTCCGGGCGCACCCGTTGGTGGGCCCTGGCGGTCCTCTCCCTCACGCAACTCGTGGTGGTGCTGGACGGCACGATCGTGAACATCGCACTCCCTCAAGCCCAGATCGCGCTCGATCTGACCGACAGTGCGCGGCAGTGGGTGGTGACCGCCTACGCCCTCGCGTTCGGCGCGCTGCTGCTGCTCGGTGGCCGCATCGCGGACTACTGGGGCCGCAAGCGCACCTACATGGTCGGCATGGTCGGCTTCGGCCTCGCGTCACTGTGGGGCGGGCTCGCGCAGTCCGGCTTCGAACTCATCGCCGCCCGCGGCCTGCAGGGCGTCTTCGCGGCGCTGCTGGCACCGGCAGCCCTCGCCCTCCTGACAGTCACGTTCCCGTCCGGCCGCGACCGCAACACCGCCTTCGCCGTGTTCGGCACCGTGGCCGGTGCCGGCGCCGCCGTGGGGCTGGCGCTCGGCGGTGTGCTGACGGAGTTCCTCAGCTGGCGGTGGTGCCTGCTGGTGAACATCTTCTTCGTGATCATCGGCATCGTCGGTGCGCTGCTGTTCCTGCGCGAATCCAGGGCCGAAGGCGACAACCGGTACGACGTCTGGGGCGCCGCCACCGTCACGCTCGGCCTCGGCTCGCTGGTGTACGGCTTCAGCCTCGCCGAGCACGGCTGGGGCAGCCCCTCGACGATCCTCTTCCTCGCCGTGGGCGTGGCGCTCATCGCACTGTTCGTGTGGATCGAGACGAAGGTGGACCAGCCGCTGCTGCCGCTGCGCGTGGTCACCCACCGCGTGCGTGCCGGCGCGTTCCTGATCCAGGCCGTTGCCGGCAGCGTCATGATCGGCGCGACGCTGTACCTCACATTCCACCTGCAGCTGGTGATGGGCATGTCGGCCCTCGAGGCTGGGCTTGCGAGCCTGCCGCTGCCGCTGGGGACCATGGTCACCGCGCCGATCGTGACGAAGCTGCTCGCGCGCATCGGCGCGCGTCCGCTGATGATCACCGGCCCGATCGTGGTGGCAGCGGCCCTGCTGCTGCTGTCGCGCATCACCGGCGGCGCGTACGCCGTCGAGGTGCTGGCCCCGCTCATCGTGATGGGTGCCGGTATGGCGTTCATCTTCGTGCCGCTGCAGAACCTGGCGCTGGCCGGCGTCCCGGCGCACGATGCCGGTATCGCCTCGGCCACCGCCAACTCGGCGATGCAGATCGGCGGTTCGATCGGCCTGAGCGTCTTCACCGCGATCTACGCCTCGGTCGTCGGCCCGCACGGTGCCGGCCTGCCGCCGGCAAGCGCCCTGATCGACGGGTACAGCGCGGCGTTCATCGCGGCTGCCGTCGGCATGGTCATCGCCGCAGTCATCGCGATCGTCTTCATCCGCGGCCCCCGGCACGAGATGATCCCCGGCAGCGGCGCGGCATCGGTCGCGCACAGCTGA
- a CDS encoding tyrosine-protein phosphatase yields MPQRLDGTVNFRDTGGMPLASGGTTREGVLYRSDALSGLTPEGLEQLAATDIDVIVDFRTPFEQQMAPDRLPASRTFRTLQLPLLEGALTALAQQAMQTGQQAGNPDAAARAIGDALERLPTLGTLYLGMLQHAASAFAELARAIATPSAGNEAVLVHCTAGKDRTGVAIALILDAVGAEHDAIVADYTLSERNLVGPWADRMLGTVAAMGVPLTPALTTLVAGSPASAIEEALAWVHAQGGAAAYLGTGGLTDDELTALRARLTA; encoded by the coding sequence ATGCCGCAGCGCCTGGATGGAACCGTCAATTTCCGCGACACCGGCGGGATGCCGCTGGCATCAGGTGGCACCACCCGGGAGGGCGTGCTCTACCGCTCGGATGCCCTGAGCGGCCTGACCCCCGAAGGCCTGGAGCAGCTCGCCGCGACCGATATCGACGTGATCGTCGACTTCCGGACGCCCTTCGAGCAGCAGATGGCCCCCGACCGGCTGCCGGCCAGCCGCACGTTCCGCACTCTCCAGTTGCCGCTGCTCGAGGGAGCACTCACCGCGCTCGCCCAGCAAGCCATGCAGACCGGCCAGCAGGCGGGGAATCCGGATGCCGCAGCGCGGGCGATCGGCGATGCACTGGAGCGGCTGCCGACACTGGGCACCCTCTATCTCGGGATGCTGCAGCACGCGGCATCCGCGTTCGCCGAACTCGCCCGCGCGATCGCCACGCCGTCCGCCGGCAACGAGGCCGTGCTGGTGCACTGCACCGCCGGCAAGGACCGCACCGGGGTCGCCATCGCGCTGATCCTGGACGCCGTGGGCGCCGAGCACGACGCGATCGTCGCGGACTACACGCTGTCCGAGCGCAACCTCGTCGGGCCGTGGGCGGATCGCATGCTCGGCACCGTGGCTGCCATGGGCGTGCCGCTGACCCCGGCGCTGACCACCCTGGTCGCGGGGTCACCGGCATCCGCCATCGAGGAGGCCCTCGCGTGGGTCCATGCCCAGGGCGGCGCGGCGGCATACCTCGGCACCGGCGGCCTCACCGACGACGAACTCACAGCGCTGCGCGCACGCCTGACGGCCTGA
- a CDS encoding Dabb family protein produces MIRHIVAFKLAADDAATRTEQAAEAGRRLEALVGVVPTLRSMSAGANALDLPGNWELALVADFDDVAGLDAYQEHPAHKEVAAFIGGIRSDRVAVDLEI; encoded by the coding sequence ATGATCCGTCACATCGTGGCATTCAAGCTCGCCGCCGACGACGCGGCGACGCGCACCGAGCAGGCCGCCGAGGCGGGCCGCCGGCTGGAGGCGCTGGTCGGTGTCGTTCCGACGCTGCGCTCGATGAGCGCCGGCGCGAACGCGCTCGACCTCCCCGGCAACTGGGAGCTCGCCCTCGTCGCGGACTTCGACGACGTCGCAGGCCTCGATGCCTACCAGGAGCACCCCGCGCACAAGGAGGTCGCCGCGTTCATCGGCGGCATCCGCTCCGACCGCGTGGCCGTCGACCTCGAGATCTGA
- a CDS encoding glutaredoxin family protein, whose product MTTITLISKPDCHLCDVAREIVETVVAELPEDRVAVQERSILDDPALYDAWWEKIPVVLVDGRLHAHWRVSADRLRAALTEEVPG is encoded by the coding sequence GTGACCACGATCACCCTGATCTCCAAGCCCGACTGTCACCTGTGTGACGTCGCGCGCGAGATCGTGGAGACCGTCGTCGCCGAACTCCCCGAAGACCGCGTCGCGGTGCAGGAGAGGTCGATCCTCGACGACCCCGCGCTGTACGACGCGTGGTGGGAGAAGATCCCGGTCGTCCTCGTCGACGGCCGGCTGCACGCACACTGGCGCGTCTCGGCCGACCGGCTGCGCGCGGCGCTGACCGAGGAGGTCCCCGGATGA
- a CDS encoding rhodanese-like domain-containing protein encodes MKSITVQQLRERQGTPLIDVREEHEFAAGHVPGAINLPMSQLGDQLDRLPDEPFDVICQVGGRSGQVVTALTQRGYDATNVDGGTSDWVAAGFPIEH; translated from the coding sequence ATGAAGTCGATCACCGTTCAGCAGCTGCGGGAGCGCCAAGGCACGCCGCTCATCGACGTGCGCGAAGAGCATGAGTTCGCCGCCGGCCACGTGCCGGGGGCGATCAACCTGCCGATGTCACAGTTGGGCGACCAGCTCGACCGGCTCCCTGACGAGCCGTTCGACGTCATCTGCCAGGTCGGCGGCCGCTCCGGTCAGGTCGTCACCGCGCTCACGCAGCGCGGTTACGACGCGACGAACGTCGACGGCGGCACGAGCGACTGGGTCGCGGCGGGTTTCCCGATCGAGCACTGA
- a CDS encoding AURKAIP1/COX24 domain-containing protein, translated as MGSVIKKRRKRMAKKKHRKLLRKTRHQRRNKK; from the coding sequence GTGGGTTCTGTCATCAAGAAGCGTCGCAAGCGCATGGCGAAGAAGAAGCACCGCAAGCTGCTTCGCAAGACTCGCCACCAGCGCCGCAACAAGAAGTAA
- a CDS encoding helix-turn-helix domain-containing protein: MAELPDMRFLTVAEVADLMRVSKMTVYRLVHAGELPAVRFGRSYRVPESAVLEALQRPIADVG, translated from the coding sequence ATGGCTGAGCTGCCTGATATGCGGTTCTTGACGGTCGCTGAGGTCGCCGACCTCATGCGCGTGTCGAAAATGACCGTCTACCGCCTGGTGCACGCCGGCGAATTGCCCGCCGTGCGCTTCGGTCGCAGCTACCGTGTCCCCGAGAGTGCCGTCCTCGAGGCCCTGCAACGTCCCATCGCCGACGTCGGCTAG
- a CDS encoding metalloregulator ArsR/SmtB family transcription factor — MADIFDVIADGTRRDILQLLLDRASNGERGGTSVSHIVHDLGVSQPTVSKHLKVLREAELVSVREEGQHRYYSLSTAPLDAVDDWLVPFLLEDEADDGAHTLNDSAAQAADAVGRAAASAKHAFTSVFNKIPGR; from the coding sequence ATGGCGGATATCTTCGACGTGATCGCCGACGGCACCCGTCGGGACATCCTGCAGCTTCTGCTCGACCGAGCGTCCAACGGCGAGCGTGGTGGTACCAGCGTCTCGCACATCGTGCACGACCTCGGCGTCAGCCAGCCGACGGTCTCCAAGCACCTGAAGGTGCTGCGCGAAGCCGAGCTCGTTTCCGTGCGCGAGGAGGGGCAGCACCGCTACTACAGCCTGTCCACGGCGCCCCTGGATGCGGTGGACGACTGGCTCGTGCCGTTCCTGCTCGAAGACGAGGCCGACGACGGCGCGCACACCCTCAACGACTCGGCGGCGCAGGCGGCCGACGCGGTCGGCCGGGCCGCGGCATCCGCCAAGCACGCGTTCACCAGCGTGTTCAACAAGATCCCCGGCCGCTGA
- a CDS encoding potassium transporter TrkG, producing MTGHTVGTRLRRRTLAGLRSAWDELRALTTSSPARFAVLIFVALILVFTALYSLPAAAADGKRTALADALFTAVSTICVTGLSTVNMYSHWSPLGHVITYIGVNVGALGVLTLASILGLVISKRLGLRAKLIAAGDSNPLRAHGGPVNEGQTVRLGEVGQLLATVALSTLIIEAALTVLIYPALIIAGIDPVAALWEAPYYAAMSFTNTGFVPNAEGLAPFADDYFLLTVLMAGVFLGSIGFPVIFTLWRHTWHVRRWSLHAKLTLITTIVLFFAGAVVFVGLEYLNPKTFGSMDAWDTAFQSLFLSAMTRSGGFSLIEIGELNGSSLLVGSMLMFVGGGSASTAGGIKVTTLAVLALAVWSEAKGRQSVEVFGRRIPSDVQRVALSVVAWGATIVAVSTITIAQITKAPVELVLFDVISGFATVGLSTGLTAELPDSAIYVLAATMFMGRVGTVTLAAAVAATTRSQLYSMPVERPIVG from the coding sequence ATGACGGGGCACACCGTCGGCACGCGTCTGCGGCGCCGCACCCTGGCCGGACTTCGTTCGGCGTGGGACGAACTGCGGGCGTTGACCACCTCCTCCCCCGCCCGGTTCGCCGTGCTGATCTTCGTCGCGCTCATCCTGGTGTTCACGGCGCTGTACTCACTCCCCGCCGCTGCGGCGGACGGGAAGCGCACTGCACTGGCCGACGCACTGTTCACCGCGGTGTCGACGATCTGCGTGACGGGCCTGTCGACGGTGAACATGTATTCACACTGGTCGCCGCTGGGCCACGTGATCACCTACATCGGCGTGAACGTCGGGGCACTGGGCGTGCTGACGCTCGCGTCGATCCTGGGACTGGTGATCTCCAAGCGCCTGGGGCTGCGCGCCAAGCTCATCGCCGCCGGTGACAGCAACCCGCTGCGCGCACACGGCGGCCCCGTCAACGAGGGCCAGACGGTGCGGCTGGGGGAAGTCGGTCAGCTGCTGGCCACGGTCGCACTTTCCACGCTCATCATCGAGGCCGCGCTGACCGTCCTGATCTACCCGGCACTGATCATCGCCGGCATCGACCCGGTCGCCGCCCTCTGGGAGGCGCCCTACTACGCGGCGATGTCGTTCACGAACACCGGCTTCGTTCCCAATGCCGAGGGCCTGGCGCCCTTCGCGGACGACTACTTCCTGCTCACGGTGCTGATGGCCGGCGTATTCCTGGGGTCGATCGGATTCCCGGTGATCTTCACGCTGTGGCGGCACACCTGGCACGTGCGGCGCTGGTCGCTGCACGCCAAGCTCACTCTCATCACCACCATCGTGCTGTTCTTCGCCGGCGCGGTCGTGTTCGTCGGACTGGAGTACCTCAACCCGAAGACCTTCGGGTCGATGGATGCCTGGGACACCGCGTTCCAATCGCTCTTCCTCTCGGCGATGACCCGCTCCGGCGGATTCTCGCTGATCGAGATCGGCGAACTGAACGGCTCGTCGCTGTTGGTCGGCTCGATGCTCATGTTCGTCGGCGGCGGGTCGGCGTCCACGGCGGGTGGCATCAAGGTGACCACCCTCGCGGTGCTCGCCCTCGCGGTGTGGTCCGAGGCAAAGGGGCGCCAGTCGGTGGAGGTTTTCGGCCGGCGCATCCCGAGCGACGTGCAGCGGGTCGCGCTGTCGGTCGTGGCCTGGGGCGCGACGATCGTGGCGGTGTCGACCATCACCATCGCGCAGATCACCAAGGCGCCGGTGGAGCTGGTGCTGTTCGACGTCATCTCGGGCTTCGCGACCGTCGGCCTGTCGACCGGCCTCACGGCGGAACTGCCCGACTCCGCGATCTACGTGCTGGCGGCGACGATGTTCATGGGCCGCGTTGGTACAGTGACTCTCGCGGCTGCGGTGGCTGCCACGACACGTTCGCAGCTGTACTCGATGCCGGTGGAAAGGCCGATCGTTGGTTGA
- a CDS encoding TrkA family potassium uptake protein, translating to MVEQIRGDAPVLVIGLGRFGAACAGELDRLDREVLAIDANLELVQKWSERVTHTVQADGRNIDALRQVGAQDFQVAIVATGSSIEASVLITANLVDLKIPQIWAKAVSQSHGKILARVGANHVVYPEREAGERVAHLVSGRMLDFIRFDDDFVLAKMYPPKFIRGVGLNESGVRTKYRVTVVGVKSPGKPFRYAEANTVVTNHDLIIVSGTNSDIERFAGLDR from the coding sequence TTGGTTGAGCAGATCCGGGGCGATGCCCCCGTCCTCGTCATCGGCCTCGGCCGCTTCGGCGCCGCGTGCGCCGGCGAGCTGGACCGCCTGGACCGTGAGGTGCTCGCGATCGACGCGAACCTCGAGCTGGTGCAGAAGTGGTCCGAGCGCGTCACCCACACCGTGCAGGCCGACGGCCGCAACATCGACGCGCTGCGGCAGGTGGGCGCGCAGGACTTCCAGGTGGCGATCGTCGCGACGGGTTCGTCTATCGAGGCATCCGTGCTCATCACCGCCAACCTCGTCGACCTGAAGATCCCGCAGATCTGGGCCAAGGCGGTCTCGCAGTCGCACGGCAAGATCCTCGCCCGCGTCGGCGCGAACCACGTCGTCTACCCGGAGCGTGAAGCCGGCGAGCGCGTCGCGCACCTGGTGAGCGGGCGGATGCTGGACTTCATCCGGTTCGACGACGATTTCGTCCTCGCCAAGATGTACCCGCCGAAGTTCATCCGCGGCGTGGGTCTGAACGAATCCGGCGTGCGCACCAAGTACCGCGTGACGGTGGTGGGTGTGAAGAGCCCCGGCAAGCCGTTCCGCTACGCCGAGGCCAACACGGTGGTCACCAACCACGACCTCATCATCGTGTCGGGCACCAACTCCGACATCGAGCGGTTCGCCGGACTCGACCGCTGA